In Aspergillus nidulans FGSC A4 chromosome II, a single window of DNA contains:
- a CDS encoding nitronate monooxygenase (transcript_id=CADANIAT00004556), whose product MSTSLSKLAAQFPWAAVPLIVSAPMRVMAGPKLAVAASTAGGLGFIGPGVKTANMLSDLEEASTLIKNSRLASLGPTLKTLPVGVGFQVWSDDLDTATHAVREFKPCVVWLFAPKEFTDLTIWSNTLRDVSPNSQIWIQVGTLSEVKRLLTMGTSTSTRDGPDAIVVQGSEAGGHGRASDGLGLVSLLPEAADAVAASQTPEIPLLAAGGIADTRGASAALCLGASGIVLGTRFLAATEARISSGYQHEILRADDGAVSTTRTLLYNHLRGITTWPEEYSPRTIINQSFVEYRAGTAFEELKKRHDEHLQLGDAGWGPNGRLATYAGASVGLIHEVKDAGDIVRDQGGREEDGSVYRLGETWCLRALYWRNNLPAFCSPY is encoded by the coding sequence ATGTCCACATCCCTCAGCAAACTTGCTGCTCAATTCCCCTGGGCCGCTGTTCCGCTAATAGTCAGCGCCCCGATGCGGGTCATGGCAGGCCCCAAGCTCGCTGTTGCAGCCTCCACGGCCGGAGGGCTAGGCTTCATCGGCCCGGGCGTCAAAACAGCAAACATGCTAAGCGACCTTGAAGAAGCCTCGACGCTGATCAAGAATTCAAGGCTCGCCTCGCTAGGACCAACCCTAAAGACTTTGCCCGTTGGTGTTGGTTTCCAGGTTTGGAGCGACGATCTGGACACCGCGACGCATGCAGTCAGAGAGTTCAAGCCCTGCGTTGTGTGGCTGTTCGCTCCGAAGGAATTCACAGACTTAACCATCTGGTCGAACACGCTGCGGGATGTATCGCCCAACTCGCAGATCTGGATCCAGGTTGGGACATTGAGCGAGGTCAAACGTCTCCTTACCATGGGGACAAGCACAAGCACACGCGATGGGCCAGACGCCATTGTCGTGCAAGGCAGCGAGGCCGGCGGGCATGGCCGGGCAAGTGACGGCCTCGGTCTGGTTTCGTTGCTCCCTGAGGCAGCCGATGCAGTGGCCGCAAGCCAGACACCAGAAATCCCGCTCCTGGCGGCCGGGGGCATTGCAGATACCCGGGGCGCATCTGCCGCGCTCTGTCTGGGTGCATCTGGGATCGTGCTGGGGACAAGATTTCTCGCTGCTACCGAAGCGCGCATCAGTTCTGGCTACCAACATGAGATTCTGCGCGCTGACGATGGCGCTGTCAGCACCACGCGGACGCTGCTGTATAATCATCTGCGTGGGATCACCACGTGGCCGGAGGAATATAGTCCGCGGACGATCATCAATCAATCGTTTGTTGAGTATCGGGCTGGCACGGCCTTTGAGGAATTGAAGAAGCGCCACGACGAGCATTTGCAGTTGGGGGATGCCGGATGGGGGCCCAATGGGAGGCTGGCGACGTATGCTGGGGCATCAGTTGGGTTGATTCATGAAGTTAAGGATGCAGGAGACATTGTGAGAGATCAGGGAGGgcgtgaagaagatggttCGGTTTACAGATTAGGCGAAACTTGGTGTTTAAGGGCGTTATACTGGCGCAATAACCTGCCAGCATTTTGTTCTCCTTACTGA